A genomic region of Pseudochaenichthys georgianus chromosome 12, fPseGeo1.2, whole genome shotgun sequence contains the following coding sequences:
- the cabp1b gene encoding calcium-binding protein 1b isoform X3 — protein MGNSVKSLRKKDQKKNYKAVQSCEEGGSGGAYLEPLLALAQNGASMHTVLGPACIFLRKGFAESRQADRELRPEEMDELREGFKEFDKDKDGFIGCKDLGNCMRTMGYMPTEMELIELSQQINMNLGGHVDFEDFVELMGPKLLAETADMIGVKELRDAFKEFDTNGDGQISTAELREAMKKLLGQQVGHRDLEDILRDIDLNGDGHVDFEEFVRMMSR, from the exons aTGGGCAACTCTGTAAAGTCGCTTAGAAAGAAG GACCAAAAGAAGAACTACAAGGCAGTGCAGTCCTGTGAGGAGGGGGGATCTGGGGGGGCCTATCTTGAGCCGCTATTGGCGCTGGCCCAGAACGGAGCCAGCATGCACACCGTACTGGGGCCTGCGTGCATCTTTCTACGCAAGGGCTTCGCTGAGAGCCGGCAGGCT GACCGAGAGTTGAGGCCCGAAGAAATGGATG AGTTGCGTGAGGGTTTTAAGGAGTTTGACAAAGACAAAGATGGGTTTATCGGCTGTAAAGACTTGGGGAACTGCATGAGAACTATGGGATACATGCCAACAGAGATGGAGCTTATTGAACTGAGCCAGCAGATCAACATGAATT TGGGGGGACATGTTGACTTTGAGGACTTCGTTGAACTCATGGGGCCCAAACTTCTGGCTGAAACCGCAGACATGATTGGGGTGAAGGAGCTGAGAGATGCATTCAAGGAG tTCGACACTAATGGTGACGGCCAGATCAGCACAGCAGAACTCAGAGAAGCGATGAAAAAACTGTTGGGCCAACAG GTCGGACACAGAGACCTGGAGGACATCCTACGAGACATCGACCTCAACGGAGATGGGCATGTGGACTTTGAAG
- the cabp1b gene encoding calcium-binding protein 1b isoform X2 — protein sequence MSSSFPKSESTTSLLKSSEGPNRKSGPQDHRSQHRVQHHPTGGKDGAWTEDCESARRPLCQPRHAEVSRSGGDHRGQKSHSHRQASLQDEGYAQEEARHRASRLQKERSKSTRTRHHPHDSSRGEPPPAAQLQHGSPQDRRTSPVPSYPKGQDDADFFFEPRERVITGSSSSLSSDPPATRAPAKSSRTSKRVSITASDSVLHPIVKSVFGQDRELRPEEMDELREGFKEFDKDKDGFIGCKDLGNCMRTMGYMPTEMELIELSQQINMNLGGHVDFEDFVELMGPKLLAETADMIGVKELRDAFKEFDTNGDGQISTAELREAMKKLLGQQVGHRDLEDILRDIDLNGDGHVDFEEFVRMMSR from the exons ATGAGTTCTTCTTTCCCCAAAAGCGAGTCCACTACTTCCCTGCTGAAATCCTCGGAGGGGCCCAACCGTAAGTCGGGTCCGCAGGATCACCGGAGCCAGCACCGCGTCCAGCACCACCCCACCGGGGGAAAGGATGGAGCCTGGACCGAGGACTGCGAGAGTGCGCGGAGACCTCTCTGCCAACCGAGACACGCAGAGGTGTCTCGAAGTGGAGGAGACCACCGGGGGCAGAAGAGCCACTCTCACCGGCAGGCGAGCCTCCAGGATGAAGGGTACGCTCAGGAGGAAGCGAGGCACAGGGCGAGCCGGCTCCAGAAAGAGCGCAGCAAGTCCACCAGGACCAGGCATCATCCTCACGACTCCTCCCGAGGTGAGCCGCCTCCCGCAGCGCAGCTCCAGCACGGCTCCCCGCAGGACAGGAGGACCTCTCCGGTTCCGTCTTACCCAAAAGGACAGGACGATGCGGATTTCTTCTTCGAGCCCAGAGAGAGGGTGATCACCGGGTCTTCCTCCAGCCTCAGCTCCGACCCACCTGCGACCAGAGCACCTGCGAAGTCCAGCCGCACATCCAAGAGAGTCAGCATAACCGCGTCTGACTCCGTCCTCCATCCCATAGTGAAGTCAGTCTTTGGGCAG GACCGAGAGTTGAGGCCCGAAGAAATGGATG AGTTGCGTGAGGGTTTTAAGGAGTTTGACAAAGACAAAGATGGGTTTATCGGCTGTAAAGACTTGGGGAACTGCATGAGAACTATGGGATACATGCCAACAGAGATGGAGCTTATTGAACTGAGCCAGCAGATCAACATGAATT TGGGGGGACATGTTGACTTTGAGGACTTCGTTGAACTCATGGGGCCCAAACTTCTGGCTGAAACCGCAGACATGATTGGGGTGAAGGAGCTGAGAGATGCATTCAAGGAG tTCGACACTAATGGTGACGGCCAGATCAGCACAGCAGAACTCAGAGAAGCGATGAAAAAACTGTTGGGCCAACAG GTCGGACACAGAGACCTGGAGGACATCCTACGAGACATCGACCTCAACGGAGATGGGCATGTGGACTTTGAAG
- the cabp1b gene encoding calcium-binding protein 1b isoform X1 codes for MSSSFPKSESTTSLLKSSEGPNRKSGPQDHRSQHRVQHHPTGGKDGAWTEDCESARRPLCQPRHAEVSRSGGDHRGQKSHSHRQASLQDEGYAQEEARHRASRLQKERSKSTRTRHHPHDSSRGEPPPAAQLQHGSPQDRRTSPVPSYPKGQDDADFFFEPRERVITGSSSSLSSDPPATRAPAKSSRTSKRVSITASDSVLHPIVKSVFGQDQKKNYKAVQSCEEGGSGGAYLEPLLALAQNGASMHTVLGPACIFLRKGFAESRQADRELRPEEMDELREGFKEFDKDKDGFIGCKDLGNCMRTMGYMPTEMELIELSQQINMNLGGHVDFEDFVELMGPKLLAETADMIGVKELRDAFKEFDTNGDGQISTAELREAMKKLLGQQVGHRDLEDILRDIDLNGDGHVDFEEFVRMMSR; via the exons ATGAGTTCTTCTTTCCCCAAAAGCGAGTCCACTACTTCCCTGCTGAAATCCTCGGAGGGGCCCAACCGTAAGTCGGGTCCGCAGGATCACCGGAGCCAGCACCGCGTCCAGCACCACCCCACCGGGGGAAAGGATGGAGCCTGGACCGAGGACTGCGAGAGTGCGCGGAGACCTCTCTGCCAACCGAGACACGCAGAGGTGTCTCGAAGTGGAGGAGACCACCGGGGGCAGAAGAGCCACTCTCACCGGCAGGCGAGCCTCCAGGATGAAGGGTACGCTCAGGAGGAAGCGAGGCACAGGGCGAGCCGGCTCCAGAAAGAGCGCAGCAAGTCCACCAGGACCAGGCATCATCCTCACGACTCCTCCCGAGGTGAGCCGCCTCCCGCAGCGCAGCTCCAGCACGGCTCCCCGCAGGACAGGAGGACCTCTCCGGTTCCGTCTTACCCAAAAGGACAGGACGATGCGGATTTCTTCTTCGAGCCCAGAGAGAGGGTGATCACCGGGTCTTCCTCCAGCCTCAGCTCCGACCCACCTGCGACCAGAGCACCTGCGAAGTCCAGCCGCACATCCAAGAGAGTCAGCATAACCGCGTCTGACTCCGTCCTCCATCCCATAGTGAAGTCAGTCTTTGGGCAG GACCAAAAGAAGAACTACAAGGCAGTGCAGTCCTGTGAGGAGGGGGGATCTGGGGGGGCCTATCTTGAGCCGCTATTGGCGCTGGCCCAGAACGGAGCCAGCATGCACACCGTACTGGGGCCTGCGTGCATCTTTCTACGCAAGGGCTTCGCTGAGAGCCGGCAGGCT GACCGAGAGTTGAGGCCCGAAGAAATGGATG AGTTGCGTGAGGGTTTTAAGGAGTTTGACAAAGACAAAGATGGGTTTATCGGCTGTAAAGACTTGGGGAACTGCATGAGAACTATGGGATACATGCCAACAGAGATGGAGCTTATTGAACTGAGCCAGCAGATCAACATGAATT TGGGGGGACATGTTGACTTTGAGGACTTCGTTGAACTCATGGGGCCCAAACTTCTGGCTGAAACCGCAGACATGATTGGGGTGAAGGAGCTGAGAGATGCATTCAAGGAG tTCGACACTAATGGTGACGGCCAGATCAGCACAGCAGAACTCAGAGAAGCGATGAAAAAACTGTTGGGCCAACAG GTCGGACACAGAGACCTGGAGGACATCCTACGAGACATCGACCTCAACGGAGATGGGCATGTGGACTTTGAAG